One Streptomyces sp. NBC_00223 genomic window carries:
- a CDS encoding VC0807 family protein → MTATHTGAQTVTTGPAPQTATDEDAAAPTRRRTAALRRRLAAQLFFELALPLGSYYGLRAAGAGQWLAMVVGGALLLPWIGYGVVRQRRVEAMAVFTLTLVVAGTLLSMITGSARVLMIRDSWLTAAIGFWVLGTLLTRRPFMMTASRGIVIAKVGEAGLAEWEARWDAEPTFRHHLRLVTAVWGAGFLLDAVLRVVLVYTIPLDAFPLTSTLLWLVMLGGLFAFHNWYITRNGLKL, encoded by the coding sequence ATGACCGCAACGCACACGGGGGCGCAGACCGTGACCACGGGCCCGGCGCCGCAGACCGCCACGGACGAGGACGCCGCCGCCCCCACCCGACGCCGCACGGCGGCACTGCGCCGACGGCTCGCCGCGCAGCTGTTCTTCGAGCTGGCCCTCCCGCTCGGCTCCTACTACGGGCTGCGCGCGGCCGGCGCCGGCCAGTGGCTCGCGATGGTCGTCGGCGGAGCGCTGCTGCTGCCGTGGATCGGTTACGGCGTCGTGCGGCAGCGGCGCGTGGAGGCGATGGCGGTGTTCACGCTGACCCTGGTGGTGGCCGGAACACTGCTGTCCATGATCACCGGCAGCGCGCGGGTGCTGATGATCCGGGACAGCTGGCTGACCGCCGCGATCGGGTTCTGGGTGCTCGGCACGCTGCTCACCCGGCGTCCGTTCATGATGACGGCCTCGCGCGGCATCGTCATCGCCAAGGTCGGCGAGGCCGGACTGGCCGAGTGGGAGGCGCGGTGGGACGCGGAGCCGACGTTCCGTCACCACTTGCGGCTGGTCACGGCGGTGTGGGGAGCCGGCTTCCTGCTCGACGCGGTGCTGCGGGTGGTGCTGGTGTACACGATCCCGCTGGACGCCTTCCCGCTCACCAGCACCTTGCTCTGGCTGGTGATGCTCGGCGGTCTGTTCGCGTTCCACAACTGGTACATCACCCGGAACGGCCTGAAGCTGTAG
- a CDS encoding TetR/AcrR family transcriptional regulator, with protein MQARNGTSKQKAGRRDRSSFTETGRRAQIVAATIDVIAEVGYHRASFAKIAERAGLSSTGMISYHFDGRDDLMREVVAEVLRLADGYIRPRIEAHESYAGRLRASIEGNLDLLAEYPNHLAAVVEILGNLRGGDPGMVAFLDTTEANLAVQVEQIRKAQRAGEFRDFDPWVMVRAIRAAIDDVVRRATHDSDLDVRAAGRELADLFDRATRGTS; from the coding sequence ATGCAAGCAAGGAATGGCACGTCCAAGCAAAAGGCGGGGCGCAGGGACAGGTCCTCCTTCACGGAGACGGGCCGCCGCGCCCAGATCGTCGCCGCGACGATCGACGTCATCGCCGAGGTCGGGTACCACCGGGCCTCGTTCGCGAAGATCGCGGAGCGCGCCGGGCTGAGCAGCACGGGGATGATCTCCTACCACTTCGACGGGCGGGACGACCTGATGCGCGAGGTCGTCGCCGAGGTGCTGCGGCTCGCGGACGGGTACATCCGCCCCCGTATCGAGGCCCATGAGAGCTACGCGGGCCGTCTGCGCGCCTCCATCGAGGGCAATCTCGACCTGCTGGCCGAGTACCCGAACCACCTCGCGGCGGTCGTCGAGATCCTCGGCAACCTCCGCGGCGGCGACCCCGGCATGGTCGCCTTCCTCGACACGACGGAGGCGAACCTGGCCGTCCAGGTGGAGCAGATCCGCAAGGCGCAGCGCGCGGGCGAGTTCCGCGACTTCGACCCGTGGGTGATGGTGCGGGCGATCCGCGCCGCCATCGACGACGTGGTGCGCCGCGCCACGCACGATTCCGATCTCGATGTACGGGCCGCCGGCCGGGAGCTGGCGGACCTGTTCGACCGTGCCACCAGGGGGACTTCATGA